GGGACTTACAAATCCTTGGTCGAAAATGTTGATATAGTTGTCGTAAACGTTAATGGTTTGGTACATTTTTCCGGTGAACTGCGCAACACTCTCATTGTTAACTCCTGATATTTTTGTGGCTTTAATAATCTCCTTCTCTGTGCGTGGGCTTCTTGAATAGTAGTAATCCGAAAGAGTTTCGGTGATGAAGATGGGTAAAAAAGTTTTTCCAGTTACGGCAGAGGTGTCTACATAGTTGAAAATAAACTGAAACTGTTTGAATATGCGCTTATTCTTCATGTCGTCGTCAACATTGTTGAGGTCTATCTCAACCTTGTTGTAACTTTCGTATTGGTAGTTGCTAAGGTGCTCGGGATCGTTCTTTGGTTTATTCGCAATAACCTTTCGTAGGATTGGAAGAGCTGGGTTTTCGCCAGGTCTTACCACAATGGCTTCAAGCATTGTATTGCTCGATTTCAATTCAAAATTAATCTCCTGGTAGATGTTGAGTTTGATGTGTTTTGTTTGAGATTTGTATCCGACATAGGAGGCTGTTAGGGAATCTCCGCGATCTCGAGTTTCCAAATAGTATTCTCCATTTAAGTCGGTGATGGTGCCTGTGGTTGTGCCTGGGATAGTTACGTTGACATAGGGAAGTGTTTCACCGGTAGAAATATCGGTCACCTTTCCTCTTATTTTGGTTGTCTGGGCATTTGCTAAACTTGAAAAAAGAATCAAGAGCAACAATGAAAGGCCCAGCGCAAAACTGAGAGATTTTAGGTTTTTTTGTGACATCTTAAAATGATGAGTCGGCTAATAGCAATTATTAGCAAATGGAATAAATAGCCAGAAATTATACAACACCTTCCTTTAATATGTCATGCAGGTGAATCATTCCCACATACATTCCGGATGAAGTAACCACCAACTGTGTGATTTTGTTCTTCTCCATAAGGTTAAAAGCGTTGATGGCCATTTCATCCTTATCTACAGTTTTGGGATTTATGGACATGATGTCCCTGGCAACAAGGTGGTCTACAGAGCTATTGTTAGCCAACATGCGGCGCAAATCACCATCAGTGATGATACCTAACATTTTGCCAGTTTCATCAACCACTGCAGTTGCACCAAGCCTTTTACTTGAAATTTCGAGAATGATAGTGCGAATTTTTGCATCGATACTCACCATCGGCTTAACCTCCTCTGAGAAAATGTCGCTTACCCGCATGTAAAGCTTTTTACCGAGTGATCCACCAGGATGTACTCGCGCAAAATCTTCGGCAGAGAATCCCTTTAGCTTGAGCAGGCATATGGCTAAAGCGTCACCAATAACTAGTTGCGCAGTGGTACTTGAGGTTGGTGCAAGATTGTTAGGGCAAGCCTCTTG
This window of the Williamwhitmania sp. genome carries:
- a CDS encoding KpsF/GutQ family sugar-phosphate isomerase; the encoded protein is MTTEQEVNIRDLAVKTILTEAQAIEKLAGMIDENFEKVVYRIFNSKGRVIVTGIGKSAIIANKIVATLNSTGTPAIFMHAADAIHGDLGIIQHDDVIICLSKSGNTPEIKVLIPLIHNMGNTLIAIVSNTDSYLALKSDFVLKATVDQEACPNNLAPTSSTTAQLVIGDALAICLLKLKGFSAEDFARVHPGGSLGKKLYMRVSDIFSEEVKPMVSIDAKIRTIILEISSKRLGATAVVDETGKMLGIITDGDLRRMLANNSSVDHLVARDIMSINPKTVDKDEMAINAFNLMEKNKITQLVVTSSGMYVGMIHLHDILKEGVV